From Primulina tabacum isolate GXHZ01 chromosome 2, ASM2559414v2, whole genome shotgun sequence, one genomic window encodes:
- the LOC142537436 gene encoding uncharacterized protein LOC142537436 produces MTNDSCWQVRTFDGCHSHCVRDFKNKCVNSMWLGKTFAKKFSTNPKLGHLEFREDISTILQSDFSSKTAYMVKRKALKLVQGSVDEQFRQIKKYCAELKRSDAGATVVLKLTEDDKGPRFQRLYVKHGGQLLSAVGLDPNNNIFPICYAMVERETKDSWTWFLQLLNEDIGVGNDPHTWTFMSDKQKCLIPTLESLASDAEHRFCVRHLESNMKRDGFKSVAVKIAFWAAEKTTRIEEFQVHMAELKDIDAKAYEWLAKKPETSDLRWNGRICSKIKDVLAKIYVEAIRYSPMNSDEMHYQIMRSYDRRDQHSVDLLNRSCS; encoded by the exons ATGACTAATGATAGTTGTTGGCAAGTAAGAACTTTTGATGGATGTCACAGTCATTGTGTTCGTGATTTTAAAAACAAGTGTGTCAACTCAATGTGGTTGGGAAAGACATTTGCCAAAAAATTCAGCACAAATCCTAAATTGGGACACTTGGAGTTTAGGGAAGATATTTCTACCATTCTTCAGTCAGATTTTTCAAGTAAGACCGCCTACATGGTTAAGAGAAAGGCGCTGAAATTAGTGCAAGGTTCTGTCGATGAGCAGTTTCGGCAAATAAAGAAGTATTGTGCTGAATTGAAAAGATCCGACGCTGGGGCTACTGTAGTTTTGAAGTTGACAGAGGATGACAAAGGTCCAAGGTTTCAGAGATTGTAT GTAAAACATGGTGGGCAATTGTTATCGGCCGTGGGGCTAGATCCGAATAATAACATTTTTCCAATATGTTATGCAATGGTTGAGCGTGAAACAAAAGATAGTTGGACATGGTTTCTTCAGCTCCTAAATGAAGACATTGGTGTTGGCAATGATCCGCACACTTGGACATTTATGTCAGATAAGCAAAAATGTTTGATTCCTACACTTGAATCTTTGGCTTCAGATGCTGAACATAGATTTTGTGTGAGACACTTAGAAAGCAATATGAAACGTGATGGATTCAAGAGTGTAGCGGTTAAGATTGCCTTTTGGGCTGCGGAAAAAACGACAAGAATTGAAGAGTTTCAAGTGCACATGGCTGAGTTGAAAGACATTGATGCAAAGGCATATGAATGGCTGGCGAAAAAACCCGAAACCAGTGATCTAAG ATGGAACGGCCGAATTTGTTCAAAGATCAAAGATGTGCTTGCAAAGATATATGTGGAAGCTATTAGGTATTCTCCCATGAATTCAGATGAAATGCACTACCAGATAATGAGATCATATGATAGACGTGATCAGCATTCGGTTGACTTGTTGAACAGGTCTTGCAGTTGA
- the LOC142537437 gene encoding uncharacterized protein LOC142537437 — MDLDLAIRVDSPPAITDKSTSDEKREFERWERSNRMCMMIMKRAIPETFRGTMSSDIATAKAFLQDLEKRFAKSEKSEIGTLLASLVSMRYRGKGNIREFIMEMSHLASSSR; from the exons ATGGATTTGGACCTTGCGATAAGGGTTGACTCTCCTCCCGCCATTACGGATAAGAGTACCTCTGATGAAAAGAGGGAGTTTGAAAGGTGGGAGAGATCGAATCGCATGTgtatgatgatcatgaagaggGCCATTCCAGAAACATTCAGGGGCACAATGTCTAGCGACATTGCTACGGCTAAGGCTTTCCTTCAAGACCTCGAAAAGAGGTTTGCTAAAAGTGAAAAGTCTGAAATTGGTACACTTTTGGCAAGCCTCGTTTCAATGAGATACAGGGGTAAGGGCAACATCAGGGAGTTCATTATGGAAATGTCTCATCTTGCTTCAAG TTCAAGGTGA